Proteins encoded in a region of the Diospyros lotus cultivar Yz01 chromosome 9, ASM1463336v1, whole genome shotgun sequence genome:
- the LOC127809298 gene encoding LOW QUALITY PROTEIN: uncharacterized protein LOC127809298 (The sequence of the model RefSeq protein was modified relative to this genomic sequence to represent the inferred CDS: substituted 1 base at 1 genomic stop codon) → MQVTNMDPKDKGVREEGSSDNSFVIQAMQQHFERFNVMFGELTDRIERIEKQEVGPTDVRRRPARESANLGRQSHLDGYEDDEEDDLNFDDQSTLPRFGHRFGRRNVRRPRTLDRDGDDEQEFEDQATNRLGNERANRFGGRNPVRRDTYDRDLGSIKMNIPSFQGKNDPEAYLEWEKKVELVFDCHNYSEVKKVKLAAVEFTDYAIIWWDQVVLNRRRNREQPVDTWEQMKSIMRKRFIPSHYYRDLFQRLQGLIQGARSVEDYHKEMEVAMIRANVEEDREATMARFLQGLNRDIANVIELQHYVELEDMLHMAMKVERQLKRKGVVRVGQISGSSSTWKPNWSKREEKADLKTKFEPKSYKGKEVGPSKEKGTFEPQSNRNRDIKCFKCLGKGHIASQCPNKRTMVLRSNGEVETESETEAESLPLMDESDGEEHPVNGVVLVTRRALNLQAREENEVQRDNIFHTRCHIKERVCRMIIDGGSCTNVASTELVEKLNLPTQTHPRPYKLQWLNDCGEIKVNKQVLVSFSIGRYCDKVLCDVVPMQAGHILLGRPWQFDRQEFDDVFPNDIPSGLPPLRGIEHQIDFIPGASIPNRPAYRSNPEETKELQRQVEELLAKGYVRESMSPCAVPVLLVPKKDGTWRMCVDXYVVSDKGVEVDGEKVKAIKEWPTPKSITEVRSFHGLASFYRRFVRDFSTLAAPLTEVIKKSVGFKWGSEQERAFNLIKEKLSSAPILALPNFSKTFEVECDASGIGIGAVLMQERHPIAFFSEKLNGAALNYPTYDKELYALVRTLETWQHYLWPKEFVIHTDHESLKHLKGQGKLNKRHAKWLEFIETFPYVIKYKQGKENVVADALSRRHEGYLFRENRMCVPISSLRELLVREAHGGGLMGHFGVRKTLDVLTEHFFWPHMRRDVERVCGKCITCKQAKSRVSPHGLYTPLPIPSEPWVDLSMDFVLGLPRSKRGKDSVFVVVDRFSKMAHFIPCHKSNDANNIADLFFKEIVRLHGMPKTIVSDRDAKFLSYFWKTLWGKLGTKLLFSTTCHPQTDGQTEVVNRTLSTLLRAIIQKNLKNWEECLPHVEFAYNRSVHSATNHSPFEVVYGFNPLTPLDLLPLPLVECDWVWVHMRKERFPAQRRSKLHPRGDGPFQVITRINDNAYKLDLPGEYNISATFNVSDLTPFDVGDDSWTNPLEERGTDEINGAVKDAKDPLSLQGGPITRAKAKKMRETLNGLIEDIRAKQGFTDASTNWKTTSGSQAYVHLISI, encoded by the exons ATGCAGGTTACTAACATGGACCCAAAAGACAAGGGAGTTCGAGAAGAGGGGAGTAGTGACAATTCATTTGTGATCCAAGCAATGCAACAACACTTTGAACGCTTCAATGTTATGTTTGGAGAATTGACTGACAGAatagaaagaatagaaaagcAAGAAGTTGGCCCAACtgatgtgagaagaagaccagcTCGTGAAAGTGCTAACTTGGGGAGACAAAGTCATCTTGATGGATAtgaggatgatgaagaagatgaccTAAACTTTGATGATCAATCTACTTTGCCTAGATTCGGCCACagatttggaagaagaaatgtGAGGAGGCCGAGAACTCTAGATCGAGATGGAGATGATGAGCAAGAATTTGAGGATCAAGCCACAAACAGATTGGGCAATGAACGGGCTAACAGATTTGGTGGGAGGAATCCAGTAAGAAGGGATACCTATGATCGTGACTTGGGGAGCATTAAAATGAATATTCCTTCATTTCAAGGAAAGAATGATCCGGAAGCCTATTTGGAGtgggaaaagaaagtggaaCTTGTGTTTGACTGTCATAACTACTCTGAAGTCAAAAAGGTAAAACTTGCTGCTGTTGAATTTACTGATTATGCTATAATTTGGTGGGATCAAGTTGTTTTGAATAGGAGAAGAAACCGTGAACAGCCTGTGGACACTTGGGAACAAATGAAGTCAATCATGAGAAAGAGGTTTATTCCAAGTCATTACTATCGAGACTTGTTCCAGCGGCTACAAGGCCTCATTCAAGGTGCCCGAAGTGTGGAGGATTACCACAAGGAAATGGAGGTTGCCATGATTCGAGCCAATGTGGAGGAAGATAGGGAGGCAACCATGGCTAGGTTTTTACAAGGGCTAAATAGAGACATTGCCAATGTGATAGAGCTACAACATTATGTTGAGCTAGAGGATATGTTACACATGGCCATGAAAGTTGAGAGGCAACTCAAAAGAAAAGGTGTTGTACGGGTGGGACAGATTTCGGGTTCATCCTCAACTTGGAAACCAAATTGGAGCAAAAGGGAGGAAAAGGCAGATCTTAAAACCAAATTCGAGCCTAAGTCTTACAAGGGCAAGGAAGTGGGTCCTAGCAAGGAGAAAGGTACTTTTGAGCCTCAATCTAATAGAAATCGagatataaaatgttttaagtgTTTAGGCAAGGGACATATTGCATCTCAATGTCCAAACAAGAGGACAATGGTTTTAAGGAGCAATGGAGAGGTTGAAACTGAAAGTGAGACAGAGGCTGAATCTTTACCACTAATGGATGAGAGTGATGGAGAAGAGCATCCCGTGAATGGAGTTGTTTTGGTGACAAGGAGAGCTTTAAACTTGCAGGCAAGAGAAGAGAATGAGGTGCAACGTGACAACATTTTTCACACAAGGTGCCACATCAAAGAAAGAGTGTGTAGAATGATTATTGATGGAGGAAGCTGCACCAATGTAGCTAGCACGGAATTGGTGGAGAAGTTGAATTTACCAACTCAAACACATCCCCGACCATACAAGCTACAATGGCTGAATGATTGTGGTGAGATTAAGGTAAATAAACAAGTGCTAGTTTCATTTTCCATTGGAAGGTACTGTGACAAGGTTCTTTGTGATGTTGTGCCAATGCAAGCTGGTCATATCCTATTGGGGAGGCCATGGCAGTTTGATAGGCAG GAGTTTGATGACGTCTTTCCCAATGATATTCCAAGTGGTTTGCCACCTTTGAGGGGAATAGAGCATCAAATAGATTTCATCCCAGGAGCATCAATTCCTAACCGACCAGCTTACAGGAGCAATCCCGAGGAAACGAAGGAGCTCCAAAGGCAAGTTGAGGAACTTTTAGCAAAGGGATATGTAAGAGAGAGTATGAGTCCATGTGCGGTTCCGGTCTTACTTGTGCCTAAAAAGGATGGGACATGGAGGATGTGCGTGGATT GATATGTTGTAAGTGATAAAGGGGTTGAGGTAGATGGGGAGAAAGTTAAAGCAATCAAAGAATGGCCTACACCTAAATCTATCACCGAAGTGCGAAGTTTCCATGGCCTAGCAAGTTTCTATAGAAGATTTGTTAGGGATTTTAGTACTTTAGCCGCACCCTTGACTGAGGTTATTAAAAAGAGTGTGGGTTTTAAGTGGGGAAGTGAGCAAGAAAGAGCTTTTAATTTGATCAAAGAGAAATTAAGTTCTGCACCAATACTTGCCTTACCCAATTTTTCTAAAACctttgaggttgagtgtgatgcttCGGGTATTGGCATTGGAGCTGTCTTAATGCAGGAGCGGCACCccattgcatttttcagtgagaagCTAAATGGAGCAGCCCTTAACTACCCTACATATGATAAGGAGCTGTATGCCTTGGTTCGGACCTTGGAGACATGGCAGCACTATTTATGGCCGAAGGAGTTTGTCATACACACTGATCATGAATCCTTGAAGCACTTGAAAGGACAAGGGAAGCTGAACAAACGACATGCAAAATGGTTAGAATTCATTGAGACCTTTCCTTATGTGATCAAATataaacaaggaaaagaaaatgtggttgcAGATGCATTATCTCGCAG GCATGAGGGGTATTTATTTAGAGAGAACAGAATGTGTGTGCCTATAAGTTCTTTGAGAGAATTACTTGTGCGGGAGGCTCATGGGGGTGGCCTAATGGGACATTTTGGAGTGAGAAAAACATTAGATGTATTAACTGAGCATTTCTTTTGGCCACATATGCGACGGGATGTTGAGAGGGTTTGTGGAAAGTGTATCACTTGTAAACAAGCCAAATCAAGAGTTTCACCCCATGGTCTATATACTCCTTTACCTATTCCGAGCGAACCTTGGGTTGACCTTTCTATGGATTTTGTATTGGGTTTACCTAGGTCTAAGAGGGGAAAAGAttctgtttttgttgttgttgatagGTTCTCCAAGATGGCACATTTCATTCCATGCCATAAATCAAATGATGCTAACAACATTGCAGATTTGTTCTTTAAAGAGATTGTTCGTTTGCATGGCATGCCAAAGACTATAGTCTCAGATCGAGATGCTAAATTCTTAAGCTACTTTTGGAAGACATTGTGGGGTAAGTTGGGaacaaaacttttattttctactACTTGCCACCCACAAACGGATGGACAAACTGAAGTAGTGAATCGTACTTTGTCTACTCTATTGCGTGCCATCATTCAAAAGAATTTGAAGAATTGGGAAGAATGCTTACCACATGTGGAATTTGCATATAATCGTAGTGTCCATTCTGCCACTAACCATTCCCCATTTGAGgtagtttatggttttaatCCGCTAACTCCATTGGATTTATTACCTTTACCACTTGTTGAGT GCGATTGGGTTTGGGTACATATGCGCAAAGAGAGATTCCCAGCTCAAAGGCGTTCTAAGTTGCATCCTAGGGGTGATGGACCATTTCAAGTGATTACTAGGATCAATGACAATGCTTACAAGTTGGACCTACCTGGTGAGTATAATATTAGTGCTACCTTTAATGTTTCTGACTTAACTCCTTTTGATGTAGGTGATGATTCGTGGACGAATCCTCTTGAGGAGAGGGGGACTGATGAGATCAATGGAGCTGTAAAAGATGCCAAAGATCCTTTAAGCCTACAAGGAGGTCCAATCACAAgagcaaaggcaaagaaaatgagagagacactCAACGGGCTAATTGAAGACATTCGAGCCAAACAAGGCTTTACTGATGCATCCACCAATTGGAAGACAACAAGTGGAAGTCAAGCCTATGTCCATTTAATCAGCATTTAG